The following are encoded in a window of Bos indicus isolate NIAB-ARS_2022 breed Sahiwal x Tharparkar chromosome 7, NIAB-ARS_B.indTharparkar_mat_pri_1.0, whole genome shotgun sequence genomic DNA:
- the CAMLG gene encoding guided entry of tail-anchored proteins factor CAMLG gives MEPVTDSGDRPGAPAASGLSASQRRAELRRRKLLMNSEQRINRIMGFHRPGSGAEEESQTKSKQQDIDKLNSLTIPSVSKRVVLGDSVSTGPSDQSGVAEVKGTQLGDKLDSFIKPSECSNDISLELRQRNRGDLTADSVQRGSRHGLEQYLSRFEEAMKLRKQLISEKPSQEDGNTTEEFDSFRIFRLVGCALLAFGVRAFVCKYLSIFAPFLTLQLAYMGLYKYFPKSEKKIKTTVLTAALLLSGIPAEVINRSMDTYSKMGEVFTDLCVYFFTFIFCHELLDYWGSEVP, from the exons ATGGAGCCGGTGACCGACAGCGGGGACCGGCCGGGGGCCCCGGCTGCCTCAGGCCTGTCGGCTTCCCAGCGTCGGGCGGAGCTGCGGCGGCGAAAGCTGCTCATGAACTCGGAACAGCGCATCAACCGGATCATGGGCTTTCACAGGCCGGGGAGCGGCGCGG aagaagaaagtcaaacaaaatcaaaacagcaGGACATTGATAAACTGAACTCCCTCACCATTCCTTCGGTTTCAAAGCGAGTAGTGCTGGGTGATTCAGTCAGTACAGGACCGTCTGACCAGAGTGGAGTGGCCGAGGTAAAGGGGACTCAGCTGGGAGACAAACTGGACTCCTTCATTAAACCTTCTGAGTGCAGTAATGATATAAGCCTTGAGCTCCGGCAGCGGAACAGAGGGGACCTGACAGCCGACTCTGTCCAGAGGGGTTCTCGCCACGGCCTGGAACAGTACCTCTCCAGATTTGAAGAAGCGATGAAGCTAAGGAAACAGCTGATTAGTGAAAAGCCCAGTCAAGAAGatggaaatacaacagaagaattTGACTCTTTTCGAATATTTAGATTGGTGGGCTGTGCTCTTCTTGCCTTTGGAGTTAGAgcttttgtttgcaaatatttg tccatatttgCTCCATTTCTTACTTTACAACTTGCATACATGGGActatacaaatattttcccaag agtgaaaagaagataaagacAACAGTACTAACAGCTGCACTTCTATTATCTGGAATTCCTGCCGAAGTGATAAATCGATCAATGGATACTTACAGCAAAATGGGCGAAGTTTTCACAGATCTCTGTGTctacttttttacttttatcttttgtcATGAACTGCTTGATTATTGGGGCTCTGAGGTACCATGA